The stretch of DNA ATTGAAGCAACCAGAATCACAAAAACATTATCCTGAAATTATTAGCAAGCAAGCAAAGATAAATACACTTCCTGGAGACTATGGTACCCTAACCATTTCAATTGGAAATTGAAACTTCCTTTCCAGAGAAGTAAGGATATCATTCTTAAGTAACAACTAGCCTTTGAACCAAGAGGATAAAAAAAGAAGACAAATATATTGAACAAACCTTAGTCTTGGATTCACAACGAATGTCAAGTTGCTGTACTCTGAGAGAAAGATAACCAGCTAATTGGCTTCCAAAACACCATGGCATCAAGTGACAACCAGGACCAATAACATCTTCATACTtcccaaaattttcctttataGCAACTGTGGATTGATCCACTTGAATACAACCCAAAGCTTGCCCCATAACTTCTATGATTACAAGAAATAAATATTATTTAGAACATATAGAAAGGATATTCTTGATTTCAAAGTTTAAGATAAAATTAACATCTGAATCTTGGTTTATTCAGATTGACAAGATCTTGACTCAAGATTCACAAAGGGTCTTCAAAAAAAgattaaacaaaaaaaataaattattattagtATACCAATCTGTCTACTTGGTTTTCAAATCAACATTTATATGAAAAGAAGTTGATATATGTCTAAAATGGTAAATGTGAAAGTTGATATCTTTTCTAAGCCAATACTTTTGGATAAGACCTCACTAAATGAACATACAGAAAAAGTCATTTTCAGCAATAAGTTGGCCATTTTGTTATCATTCTTCAGTGCAATTACGAAAATGCACCAAAGTAGTCATTAGGTGGTGGAAGAAACCAGTAAGATGgacattttttaaattaaaagtgAGTCCTTATGTAATTTTGACGTGTTTGTGTTTTCTGATTAGTGGGAGTACATGTTACAGTCTAATTAGTCACCTATGTGAAATTAAGGGGAAAATTTCTTTCCCCTTGTAGAAAATGCTCCACTTTGATATTATGCATTAAAGTGATCAATGAATATATGAAGACAAGTGTTTTGCATTCATCGGTATAAACAAATTACACGGTAATATCTTTTCTCCCAAAAGCAACTCCAAATATCCTTTGCTAGGTTTTGGATAAGAGTGTTCGTCTGTCGGTACGGTGCAATATTTAGATATTTTGGtttggtattttcggtattcgatttcttaaaatcctataccaatatcgtacctaattaaattcggtatggttcgatttttctTCTTTCGGTTTcgatttcggtttattcggttcggtaacttcggtttattcgatttgaatactaactagtgcatagagccATATActctaatattcttaattaaagtactcaaaaataCAAAACTGAAAATATTTGTTGataaaagttttgtccaaaatcaGCAAATATCGACCCATAGAGAGAAAACtgtacataaaagaataaatttgatcattagaaatgtcttgttacttgtttaaagctaattgataaacttagagaataaataaaagtaaaattttacattttttatatttatgttataattgatAATATGTGTTTTgtctaatataatatatatttcggtacggtatcggtatttcggtattttattttaaaataccatacctaataccaatttttttaataacttaaaccaaataccatatcaaaaaccaaaatatcgaataccaaataccaaataccaaaattttcgatttcggtatgataattcggtatttatcaAATTATGCACAACCCTAATTTTGGATCATATTTTAGTACTGACTTTATCTCCACTTCTTGAGGAATTCTTTCTTCTAATCACTGGATTCCGGAGTAATTCAAACATGACCAGCTTTTGGAAAAAGCATGAATTCCTTGGTTGATTATATTTGATGAGTCAAAAATTGCACGCACATCTTATTTGTATAACCGTGGTGTCCGGATCAACTTTTGCGCACCTTAATTAGGGTACTTGTTACCTCCCGCCAACATTATTCATCTAATAAATTGGATAGTTGTGCATTATGTTTTGCAATTTTACGCTTATAAGAAAAGGTTGGTCTCACTATAAAAATTGCCTTCAACAAAGAATGTAGCTCAACTGTCAAACCAGAACGGTAAAGTAACAAGCAGAACAAACAAAAGTATAGTACTATCTGCTATGACATGAAGACTGCAGTTCAACAATTGATATACTTTTTTTTGGTTGACAAAGCTGACCGTTTTCTACGTGCTACACTCGACAATATGAACCTGCAAGTAACAAAAAATTTACCCTTTTTCTGAGGAATTGAATCAGTGACAATTACAAATCCCCCCTATGACTGGGTCCTGAGAGATAATTGGGAGTGTGTGACATCCGACACAGAAATATATTTACTCAATGGTGCTTATGCTACATTCTTTCCAAGGAGGAGAGTTTAGCACTCTCAAAGATCACTACATCATGTAAAATGTGTACTCCGATTTCCTTGCCAGTCATCCAAGGATAAATGTGGGCCAACAAAATCTACGGAGGGCGATAGGAAAGAATGATAGAAACAGATTTCTTCTAATCCAATTCTATGCTTTGCCATTTGGCTTTGGTGAATTCTGAGGAAGTTGATGATGGTGTGGAGAAGCATGAGAACCATTTGGAATTGAAAGACTTCTTGGTTGCTGCTGTCCGTACCTTGAGAACGATCCCTGCGTTTTAAGGCCATTTCTTGTATTTGGGCTTGATCCAACTCGGTCAGCTTGCATGGTCTGAAAATAGTACGAGGAGCTGGCCATGTCCTTGAGGTTCGGCAAAGGCTTCAAGGCTTCAACCACTTCACTCATCATAGGTCTAGCTTTGGAATCCCGGCAAAGGCATCGAGCAGCTAACTGTGCAGCTTTCTGTGCACCTTTTATAGAAAAATGACCTTCAAGTCTAGGATCTATTAATTTATAGAACCTTCTTCTTTCACCCAAATGTGGCCGCGCCCACTCAACAAGGTTATGCTCCCCATGTGGCCGGTTCTTGTCCATTGATCTCCTACCTGTCATCATTTCAAGCAGAACTACACCAAAACTGTAGACATCACTCTTTGATGTCAAATGTCCTGACACAAAAGAGTGGCACGCGTTTCAATCAGTAAGAGGGAAACATCATCTAATTAATGGAAGTTTCAGTCAGAAGATGGGAAGAACATTCAAGAACCTTTTCAACTGTGGTTCAGGTCATGGAGTTGTACAGAGACATTAATAGTAGGAAATACTAGATTAGAACGGTTTGAAGGATTTGTAAGCGAACTAGCATCCAACTAGGTGGGACTTGAAGTGACACAAAGAAATTTGATAAAGCTGAGCAGGCCATCCAACTGACATATAGGTAAGTATTGTAGGAAGAAAGAGATCGACCAAGATTGTAGCTTTACCTGTCATCACATACTCAGGAGCTGCATACCCATATGTTCCCATGACACGAGTAGAAACATGGGTCTTGTCGCCCTCTGGACCATCTTTGGCAAGTCCAAAATCAGAAAGTTTGGCATTGTAATCCTGAGAGAACCGTGTTATtagaaaaatgataaaaatgggaGAGATCAATTTGCCAATGTGTTTGAACACACCGCATCTAGCAGAATGTTGGATGTTTTGAAATCACGGTATATCACTGGTCTTTCTGCTTCCTCATGAAGAAAAGCAAGACCTTTTGCAGCACCCAGAGCTATCTTCATCCGGATGGACCACGGAAGAGGCAGGGACCCTGATATTACAAAGTTGCATAAAATAATGCAAGGACATTAACATTTACAGCAGAAAACACAGATAAGAACATAGGCATATATTCTAGAACTTCGTAAGTACC from Nicotiana tomentosiformis chromosome 11, ASM39032v3, whole genome shotgun sequence encodes:
- the LOC104117833 gene encoding serine/threonine-protein kinase PBL34-like, producing the protein MGLGGDGVKGESWNLEKTKGRKKKEGEVEESGCWIKLRFIGSCISSRSKVDSSISGIGTHCESKSANDTSIDQAVAPIISSTTTSIAESNASTSKLEEELKVFSRLRKFTFNDLKLATRNFRPESLLGEGGFGCVFKGWIEENGTAPVKPGTGLTVAVKTLNHDGLQGHKEWLAEVNFLGDLIHPNLVKLIGYCIEDDQRLLVYEFMPRGSLENHLFRRSLPLPWSIRMKIALGAAKGLAFLHEEAERPVIYRDFKTSNILLDADYNAKLSDFGLAKDGPEGDKTHVSTRVMGTYGYAAPEYVMTGHLTSKSDVYSFGVVLLEMMTGRRSMDKNRPHGEHNLVEWARPHLGERRRFYKLIDPRLEGHFSIKGAQKAAQLAARCLCRDSKARPMMSEVVEALKPLPNLKDMASSSYYFQTMQADRVGSSPNTRNGLKTQGSFSRYGQQQPRSLSIPNGSHASPHHHQLPQNSPKPNGKA